From the Apus apus isolate bApuApu2 chromosome 4, bApuApu2.pri.cur, whole genome shotgun sequence genome, one window contains:
- the OSTC gene encoding oligosaccharyltransferase complex subunit OSTC, with amino-acid sequence METLFRLPFAVLECPNIKLKRPSWVHMPSAMTVYALVVVSYFLITGGIIYDVIVEPPSVGSMTDEHGHQRPVAFLAYRVNGQYIMEGLASSFLFTMGGLGFIILDRSNAPNIPKLNRFLLLFIGFVSVLLSFFMARVFMRMKLPGYLMG; translated from the exons ATGGAGACGCTGTTCCGCCTGCCCTTTGCCGTGCTCGAGTGCCCCAACATCAAGCTGAAGCGGCCGAGCTGGGTGCACATGCCCTCGGCCATGACGGTGTATGCGCTGGTGGTGGTCTCGTACTTCCTCATCACCGGAG GGATTATCTACGACGTGATTGTGGAACCTCCCAGCGTGGGGTCGATGACAGACGAACACGGGCATCAGAGGCCGGTGGCCTTCCTGGCGTACAG agTAAATGGGCAATACATAATGGAAGGGCTCGCATCCAGCTTCCTCTTCACAATGGGCGGCCTTGGATTCATAATTCTGGATCGATCCAATGCACCAAATATCCCCAAGCTGAATAGGtttcttttgctctttattGGTTTTGTCAGTGTGCTTTTGAGCTTCTTCATGGCCAGAGTTTTCATGAGGATGAAATTACC gggtTACTTGATGGGTTAG
- the RPL34 gene encoding 60S ribosomal protein L34, with amino-acid sequence MVQRLTYRRRLSYNTASNKTRLSRTPGNRIVYLYTKKVGKAPKSACGICPGRLRGVRAVRPKVLMRLSKTKKHVSRAYGGSMCAKCVRDRIKRAFLIEEQKIVVKVLKAQAQSQKSK; translated from the exons ATGGTTCAGCGCCTGACCTACCGCCGCAGGTTGTCCTACAACACAGCTTCCAACAAGACCAGACT GTCCCGAACACCCGGGAACAGGATTGTTTACCTTTACACCAAGAAAGTGGGAAAGGCACCGAAGTCGGCATGTGGTATATGCCCAGGAAGACTTCGTGGT GTCCGTGCTGTGCGTCCTAAAGTTCTTATGAGGCTGTCAAAAACAAAGAAGCACGTTAGCAGAGCCTATGGGGGTTCCATGTGTGCCAAGTGTGTCCGTGACAG aatCAAACGAGCTTTTCTTATTGAGGAGCAGAAGATTGTTGTGAAAGTGCTGAAGGCACAGGCACAGAGCCAGAAGTCAAAGTGA